The proteins below come from a single Triticum aestivum cultivar Chinese Spring chromosome 5D, IWGSC CS RefSeq v2.1, whole genome shotgun sequence genomic window:
- the LOC123120114 gene encoding uncharacterized protein isoform X1: protein MPADSSGEGATMSEVFEGYAGQYYEISAAHSRKCATASTADDVERSGWFTVEVIHGGFFFGSGNNRCYLDGQKVCYDYCHVERAYSRFFEELVEQLGYEKAGRIDMYWLPHGSQINEGAARLLCNDADIDAMYLMINRGHHFQMIYLDHVDSHISGGAEWDDVVANPVAQIPVVFSPKKMPSRYGNESNTSCSVVDESQDIQSHDQLFVKLRPRGQKIEEEEEPNADSDSDSDSNYFWDY, encoded by the exons ATGCCGGCGGATTCATCGGGGGAAGGAGCGACCATGAGTGAGGTCTTCGAGGGCTACGCAGGGCAGTACTACGAGATCTCCGCTGCCCACTCCCGCAAGtgcgccaccgcctccaccgccgacGACG TGGAGCGCAGTGGGTGGTTCACTGTTGAGGTGATACATGGTGGATTTTTCTTTGGCAGTGGCAACAATAGGTGCTATTTGGATGGACAGAAGGTTTGCTATGATTACTGTCATGTGGAGAGGGCATATTCCAGATTTTTTGAAGAGTTAGTAGAGCAGTTGGGTTATGAAAAGGCTGGCAGAATTGATATGTACTGGTTGCCCCATGGGTCTCAGATTAATGAAGGTGCTGCTAGGCTATTGTGCAATGATGCAGACATAGATGCTATGTATTTAATGATCAATCGAGGGCACCATTTTCAAATGATATACCTTGATCATGTAGACAGCCATATTTCAGGAGGAGCTGAATGGGATGATGTAGTGGCTAATCCAGTAGCCCAAATTCCTGTTGTTTTCAGTCCAAAGAAGATGCCAAGTAGATATGGAAATGAAAGCAATACATCCTGTAGTGTTGTGGATGAAAGTCAAGATATTCAGAGTCATGACCAGTTATTTGTAAAACTCAGACCAAGAGGACAGAAAATAGAAGAGGAGGAAGAACCAAATGCAGATTCAGATTCAGATTCTGATAGTAATTATTTCTGGGATTATTGA
- the LOC123120114 gene encoding uncharacterized protein isoform X2, translating to MVVPEAEEATATSPKPIGLISTVMEGPRRQLDGEPAPTYVERSGWFTVEVIHGGFFFGSGNNRCYLDGQKVCYDYCHVERAYSRFFEELVEQLGYEKAGRIDMYWLPHGSQINEGAARLLCNDADIDAMYLMINRGHHFQMIYLDHVDSHISGGAEWDDVVANPVAQIPVVFSPKKMPSRYGNESNTSCSVVDESQDIQSHDQLFVKLRPRGQKIEEEEEPNADSDSDSDSNYFWDY from the exons ATGGTAGTTCCTGAGGCGGAGGAAGCGACTGCGACGTCGCCGAAACCCATAGGGCTGATTTCTACGGTGATGGAGGGCCCTCGACGGCAACTCGATGGCGAGCCTGCTCCGACGTACG TGGAGCGCAGTGGGTGGTTCACTGTTGAGGTGATACATGGTGGATTTTTCTTTGGCAGTGGCAACAATAGGTGCTATTTGGATGGACAGAAGGTTTGCTATGATTACTGTCATGTGGAGAGGGCATATTCCAGATTTTTTGAAGAGTTAGTAGAGCAGTTGGGTTATGAAAAGGCTGGCAGAATTGATATGTACTGGTTGCCCCATGGGTCTCAGATTAATGAAGGTGCTGCTAGGCTATTGTGCAATGATGCAGACATAGATGCTATGTATTTAATGATCAATCGAGGGCACCATTTTCAAATGATATACCTTGATCATGTAGACAGCCATATTTCAGGAGGAGCTGAATGGGATGATGTAGTGGCTAATCCAGTAGCCCAAATTCCTGTTGTTTTCAGTCCAAAGAAGATGCCAAGTAGATATGGAAATGAAAGCAATACATCCTGTAGTGTTGTGGATGAAAGTCAAGATATTCAGAGTCATGACCAGTTATTTGTAAAACTCAGACCAAGAGGACAGAAAATAGAAGAGGAGGAAGAACCAAATGCAGATTCAGATTCAGATTCTGATAGTAATTATTTCTGGGATTATTGA